cgaaccgaatccgatccgaaaaagtagtaccgaatccgaaccgaaattgattaaatatctgaacgggttcaaaatttcggtatttaaagaaccgaaaccgaacccgatccgaaccgaaatattttgggtacccgagtgtatccgaaataaatttatatacttaaatatatacattatttttatatataatgtatattaaaaatattaaaaatatataagatacctttaagttttccaaaatactcggaaaatatatgcaaatagtcaaaagtaaatgtttaaaatagctaaagtatactgaaaacaccaaaatagttaaatatatattgattctttatccaaatattcaaataaaatcaatttatatgttaaattaaagtattttgacatatatgttatgaaaatttatatgtaatatattatctttcttatagattttgaaaatttaaagtatataatgaattttgaaaatttaaaaacattttaaatgggttatccgaacccgaaccgaaaaccgtaaagatccgaaccgaacccgaaccaaaatttagaaatatccgaatggggctgaaatctttgactccaaaaacccgaaacccgaatagactgaaccgaaacccgaatgggtacccgaacgcccatgCCTACTTTTAATCGTTTAAAtccttttttctatttttgctTACTATTATTGTTAATCAATCTATATGTTCTCTTTGTGCCAGTAAATGTTACGTGTCTCCAAAAGATTATTGATTCCAGATCATTAGTACATGTGGAATGCCATCATTTTGTGGTTTAGCTGTTTTCACTTTTGGTTTTAATCACAAGCTAATTATTGTGACTAAAAGACTAATTATTAGTGATTAAGATATCATATTTCTAGATCTGGATTATTGCTTGTAACAGCAAAGAGGATGATTTTTggttaagaaaaataagaacaaatCCATAATTAAGCAAACCATTAATGCCTTTATGACCCATTGTTGTCACTTCTACTTACCTCCTGTCTGAGAAAAAACAGAGGAcctttcctctgtttcttactTTTGTCATCTATCAAAGTTCCACTCTTATAGAAAACCCATAAATGGAAGAACGAAGCATGTAAGAATGACATGGAAGTGGTTGGAACCAGCTCAAGCGTTGGTCTACGTCTTGGACAGGTTCTGTTTTCTTCTGCTTCGCTTCTTTTCATGTGCTTCAACGATGACGACGATTTCTACGCTTACACTGCCTtctggtaaaaaaaaagagttgaaaaCATTTCATTTTAAACTGTAAAAACATGTTTTGAAGATACTTATGACTGTTGTGAAGCAGTTATTTAGTTACAGTGATGGGTTTAGTGACACCATGGAGCGTTACGTTAGCCCTGATTGAAGCTTATTCCATCATCGTTCAGAGACTTCCTCTGCAGGCAACAGTTTTATCTGTCATCGTCTCTGGAGACTTTGTAAGTTATCTATAATTCTATGTGTGTATGTAACCTAAGCTACATTCATCTGAAGGAGATTAATACAATTGGTTCATTTGATTAGAAATGCGTTTTAAAATGAaccaaatattttgaaaaaggtATTACCAAATAAATCAATTGTGGCTAGTAATAGACAAGTCGTGtatataagattatatttttgattggtTGCTATCAAAATACAATGCAAGAACCATTGAAATTGCAACACATTCCACAACTTTAAATTTGCTTTTCTGCAATAACTTCTTCCACTATAATGTCTATATAGTGGACCATATGAGAAAGATGGATATCCAAATAACATTAGCCATTGAAAGGATAAGCTTTAGTTATCGAATAATGGTATCCACTGTAAAAAAAATAGATCCAATGTTCTAAAATTTCAGGTCAATAATCCTTAACATTGTTATGCAAAAACTGTTGTTTtcgttttgtttcttgtttaaCTTAGACTCtacttatttttttggtaatggGACTTTGTGGTGCAGTCTCAAAGTAATGAAGCATTATTAGTATACATTGTtgaaattatcatatttattttaaactggTCCATGTAAAACGAGTCATACCAAAGCTAGATAAAGTTGATCCAACTAATCACAGCATCATATGAACATCTAGTACATCGCAATTACAGTGGAATGTCGATCACTTGCTTTGCTTTAATCACTAGATTACATCAACTTGTACATCTATTTTGTCGTTGTTGGATTGTGGTGGACTCTAAATTTTGATCGCTCTTCAAAGGAACTTTAATGTCgtttttctttacattttatAATAACCAATTAACATAATCACACAAAAGTAGTATAGTGTAAGTTAAGTACTCCAatgtagtaaaaaaaataatgatctTTGTGTTTATTCAGGTTTTGTCGTTTTTGTCACTGGGAGGTGCATGCTCAACGGCGAGTGTGACCGTAATTTTGATCGGCGCTGGAGAGAAGCATTGTGATCGGTACAAGTTATCGGCGACAATGGCTCTCTTGTCTTCGTTTCTTTCATTTGCTTCCACTTTCTTTAACTttcgtcttcttccttctctaTTTTCTCATTAGTCAGAGTTTGTTTCACCAGTTTATAGTTATTTCTCTTTTATAGTTCAGGGAAACGTGATAAAATTGTAGCTTGGTAGGAAAAAGAATAATATTCGAATTGTTTCTCAGTGCATACATTATATAGGATTCCATCGTATTCTAGATATCCTAAACTCGCACCAATTTTATAGTTGTACTTTGGATCCACTTATCTTTAGGTTCTAAAATATTTGATCACGCTCACATATTTAATATAACCCAATTAGATTAaatttattactatttattcAGCAAAAAACATAGGTCTAGTTTTGGAGACtttatttactatatttttaaaacctttttttttaaaccttcTTTTTTAAAAACCTACAATCTGTATTTGTTCAATTAAATAGCAAATGTCATATGGGAGAACACACTACATTCATAGAAAATGTTTGTGGCATTTTAAATGTAACAGTTTGGacacattgtttttttttctagttttgaCCTTGTTATATAGTACATAGTTGGTAAGGTTTGTTGCGCATTGCACATGCGTCTACACGAAACTTTCTACACTATATTCTGCACCAAACTATCGAAGAAAACTAATAGTGACATAGAACATAACAATTAAAAACCAGGAAAGTAACCTTTTATAATGACAAAACATAGGCTTATAATTTGCTTAGTATTGCCAACTAATAGTGAAGTAATCAGATTCTTACCAATCAAGTTGTGTCAAACATTCAAGCTCAACTGTGAACCATTAGCTAGGTCAAAATCTTTATAACCAAATTGTTTTACATATAGCTTTTTTTGTTTGCTGAAATTTGGTACATATAGTTAtcagttaccaaaaaaaatcacattCCGATTTTAAAGTAAAACTCAATAATCATTTTCGATCAacaacataaaattaataagattaaacTATGAAACCATCATATTAGTAGATTACCCTGATCATCATGTTGAGAAAATACATATTTCTCATTCTCGTACACAATAGACGAGAGGAGGCATATAGACCTGGACTATATCCTAAATCTTAAATGACTCAAAGTCTCAAATTGCATCAGGTTTGCAAATATCTGAATctgaaattttaaacatttattttatattagcaTACATACAAATGAATCCAATTAATTAGAATACTAATAGTGCAACTTTATTTGCTTATAGAGGAGaaccatttttatattaaaatgttcgTATTTGGTTAATCAAAGTCACCTGCTTGTTCAAGTACATGCACATAAGGATTCATGTGATCCGTACGTAAATTCCTATAGGTTTTCTTAGATACTCAAATCTAcacataaacaattttttttaaaaaaaattaacattatctacatcaattttttaaaaattaacattatcTCAAATCTACAAATATACAAAAGTTCgttaaaaaattaacattatcTTAAATCAATCTTTTTAGGAGTGAGAAAGCTAAGTTATGAACATGTATATGTAATAtctcaaatatttttgtaagtGATAAACCAAAGGAGAGGAGCCCCTTTACTCAACCAAAATGAAAGGTTGTTTTAAAATGGCACTTTTTAATAACACAgcaattaaaaagtttaaaaatgaacaattattattttgtttcaaaattttacatATCAAAATTATAGATATGCATATATAGAATGTTCAGAAAaatcaagacaaaaaaaataatagttgatACTTCTATGACctattaaatctttttttttttgtaaaacggCTTCCTATATATGACCTATTAAATCTAAAGCGCTCAAAACTAACTAAAAGATAGAGGGTCCCAAGACAACCTTGCATGATGATGAAACTTTGATTCTAAATTTCTATGAAAATTATAAGGTGGGAAGTTTCATCGCAATGAAGAGTATGAGCTTTTTTCAATGTATCTTAGACACAAAACAAGAAATTATTGGAGGAAAGGGAGTCCCACTATT
The DNA window shown above is from Raphanus sativus cultivar WK10039 unplaced genomic scaffold, ASM80110v3 Scaffold0587, whole genome shotgun sequence and carries:
- the LOC130502507 gene encoding CASP-like protein 5C1 isoform X1 gives rise to the protein MEVVGTSSSVGLRLGQVLFSSASLLFMCFNDDDDFYAYTAFCSYLVTVMGLVTPWSVTLALIEAYSIIVQRLPLQATVLSVIVSGDFVLSFLSLGGACSTASVTVILIGAGEKHCDRYKLSATMALLSSFLSFASTFFNFRLLPSLFSH
- the LOC130502507 gene encoding CASP-like protein 5C1 isoform X2; its protein translation is MEVVGTSSSVGLRLGQVLFSSASLLFMCFNDDDDFYAYTAFCYLVTVMGLVTPWSVTLALIEAYSIIVQRLPLQATVLSVIVSGDFVLSFLSLGGACSTASVTVILIGAGEKHCDRYKLSATMALLSSFLSFASTFFNFRLLPSLFSH